CTGGAGGCTTACCAATATTGGCGGAAGCATACTGACATTCTTGAATCTCTTCGAACGTAGTTAGCGCCTTATCTTTCGCAGAATCCAGGTGATGAAAAAGTTGAGGAGGAAGTGCCTCTTTTCTAACATATTTGCTTTGAGACCGAGAGGATGCAGACGATGGCGAGGACGTAGAAGGGGAAGGAGCACTTTCGTCTTTATTCATCCCTTCGGCATCCTCTTTACTTTCGAAATCATGAGATGACGAAGAAGATGGTGATGAACCGACTGCCTGGACAGCGATTGTGTCTTTTGACCAAGAAGACTTCCTATCAACGTTTTCCTCATTCAAAGGAGTTAAAACAGAAAGAGATGATGCCGTCTGCATTGTATGATAATGgacaaaaagaaagagaaagttaaaaaatctacagttttattgaacaaaaagtaattgCCGAAGGAAGCCAAAACAATAGAAAGAAGACCAGCTGAAATTTCACCgaaaatcttctttttagaaaatttccGAAAATATCTCGATGCGTAACATATAGATCTTCTAACGTTTCAAAGTTTCGTGTCAAAGAAACAGTGAGATCAGGAAATTGTCTCAAGGAAGAAGTTGTGGCTGTTGGCGGCGTTCCTTCTTTACTCGCGGAATCCTCGTAGGGGCTCACAGTACCGGAGTGTAAACGACAACTCTTGACTTTAGtgttaaatattaaagaaacctattaaaagaaaaggctttaaaatctttactttcatttcattcaaGCATCTACAAAAAATCACCATCACGCGCAACATTTGAATGCCATTCTTTTCCAGAAATTCCATAATAgttgttgaagaaataaCACTGTTAGTGTAATAAAATTCACTCTGTTTTTTACACTCGGCGCCTTATGTAGCGAATATCTTtgaattaataatatcaaTCATACTATGTAACTGTAGTAGGTTGTTTATCCAAAAAACATATGGTACGCAAAGATAGACACTAATTATCAACAATGAATGAATaagaaaagctttttcaaCGAATATTTTGAGTGAGGCAGTCAGCGTGCTCATACTGGATAGACCCAGAACAAGTAAGTTTACAATATGTTCAATTTACAAATCCAAGCATGTGGTATTGAATTATATTTGGTATTCTTTTTGTTCCCTTGGTCTTATTAATGTAAAATCATCATCTACCTGCATCTATTGAAGCAGTAATTAAACAGAAGTTTGAGAATCggtaaagaaagaaactAGGAATGTATGTAATAAagtcattttattttgaaaatgctcATCCTGTTAATTCTAGGTAgattctttatttcttcaaaccCAACCacttttgttaatattgtttaaacacataatatatacattggcgaaattgaaataatgCTAAAATTTTGTCAGAGCATTAGTCattgttaattttaaaaagctattaaacaaaaataaaggctaagaaaaaaagataaaccTATTCCATATGTTTATATATGTGTATCTTATCTTAAAAGGTCTTTAACTCAAGCTATACTTACTACAATCTATATGCAGCTACTTGTCCTTCATGGCACGACGGTGCCAGTAAAGTTAATAAGAAAACCATACCGAACAGGGGCCAAGTTACGATGAGACAACATGTGAAGAACAAAGGAAGAAGCGATTTCAAGCTTTGCAAAAGGTTTGACCAAATTTAACGAACAAACGTTTCAGCTGTTACCTTGAAAGCAGTTGGcaataaaagagaaagcgaatttaattgctttaaatgttttactTTAACTCTTAGATATAAAGAGTGCGGAAAAAGTGGCAGAACCACAAGAAAACAAGATCTCAATCGCAAAAGCAATAAAACTGCAATTCCAAATTTTGTAGATTTTCTACCATTTATGAATAACGTGGGTTAGTGAAATGTAAAGAGATCCGTGTTCGATAGGCATTCCCCAGACAAATTTGACTGCTTTAAACGTCACAAAGCCGAGTAGCAAACGCTCCCACAACCAAACACTACACAAAGGTTCGTCGACAAtttattttggaaaaaatgcACAGCAGCAAGCGAGTTATGACCACAAAGACTCATGTTGAGCAGCCTGAGTCTTCAATGCGTCCTCAGCTTCCCGAAAGCATTCAAGGCTCCTTAATGGACGTGGGAATGCGGGTTCGTAAATCAATTTCCACCGGATACAAGTCGAAACAAACCACGTTTCCTGCCTATAACCCACCGCTTTACAACACTGTTTCTGAAAAcattgctttaaaaaataccGCATTTTCTTATGAGCCTAACGGTACTAAGCGTCCATTCGAGCAAGCAATTCCTAATTATAACTGGGCCAATCCTCCTCAAGACTTTGAAGAACCGGAATGGTTGAAGCCGTTTGACGTTGTCATGGAGGGTACCAATGAGAGATTATAAGCTAAATGTGAATCTCGTATATCTCTTCTTTAAGGATAATTTGACACCAATCCTCATAGTTCCAATTATTCCTTCGTTCATTAGTCTTTGACTTTGTTGATTCCCTATACCATTAatacattttattattggTTTTGTGAGTGACGGCTAAGTGATTTTCTACTAATTAAACCCCCTCTTCTTTTGGGCATTTGTCTCTCCTTGTTAATTAAACTCTTTACATCTATGAATGATCTAGtcatatctttttttattttatcttaTTTGCTTATCGTTTTCTGCTTGACCAACTTATAATGGATTACTTTGTTGTCGTTGAATATCTGaatagtaatttttttctaatacgtacataattttttgaaagactCATTCCTCGTATTTCCTCAGTAAATGTCACTTTTTTGGTGTACATGTAGATCGACCAAAGTAACCTGTTGCGGGCGACTTTTGTAACTTGTTATTTCTactttaaatctttttcttttatgaTGTTAGGGCGTTGGTAGGGGTTGTAACGTAAAAGgaaacaatttttgatattttctCTACGGCATGTGAAAAGTATTACCCAACATGCCACGGAATTCTACGCTGTTTcagtaataaaattttattattattattattattattttttttttgaaaagatgTAATAAAATGCTTATATTTA
This portion of the Schizosaccharomyces pombe strain 972h- genome assembly, chromosome: I genome encodes:
- the spd1 gene encoding ribonucleotide reductase (RNR) inhibitor; this translates as MHSSKRVMTTKTHVEQPESSMRPQLPESIQGSLMDVGMRVRKSISTGYKSKQTTFPAYNPPLYNTVSENIALKNTAFSYEPNGTKRPFEQAIPNYNWANPPQDFEEPEWLKPFDVVMEGTNERL